A portion of the Luxibacter massiliensis genome contains these proteins:
- a CDS encoding threonine aldolase family protein translates to MLYFNCDYNEGAHEAVLARLCSTNMEQTEGYGDDVYCREAREMICRLCGDERLGVHFLTGGTQTNLTVVAAALRPHQGVLAACSGHINVHETGAIEACGHKVLVLPSVDGKIKACQVEQYCQGHRADDSFEHTVQPKMVYISNPTELGTIYNRAELEELSLVCRKYGMYLFLDGARLGYGLTAEGNDLDLAALSQLCDVFYIGGTKVGALFGEAVVISNDELKTDFRYIMKQKGGMLAKGRLLGIQFLALFENGLYFKLGKRANVLAGEIRRACQAAGYPFLVENTTNQVFPILPDRKLKSLSEQYHFSYQERVDDLHSAVRFCTSWATTEENVKRLSEDLMR, encoded by the coding sequence ATGCTTTATTTTAATTGTGATTATAATGAAGGTGCCCATGAGGCTGTTTTGGCCAGGTTATGTAGTACCAACATGGAGCAGACGGAGGGGTACGGGGACGATGTGTATTGCCGGGAGGCAAGGGAGATGATATGCAGGCTGTGCGGGGATGAAAGGCTTGGGGTCCATTTTCTGACAGGAGGGACACAGACAAACCTGACGGTGGTTGCGGCTGCCCTGCGTCCTCACCAAGGTGTACTTGCCGCCTGCTCGGGGCATATTAATGTACATGAGACAGGGGCCATCGAAGCATGTGGGCACAAAGTGCTTGTACTTCCCTCTGTGGACGGGAAGATTAAGGCATGCCAGGTAGAGCAATATTGCCAGGGACACAGGGCGGATGACAGCTTTGAGCATACAGTACAGCCTAAAATGGTGTATATTTCCAATCCCACAGAGCTGGGGACGATTTACAATAGGGCAGAACTAGAAGAGTTGTCCCTGGTTTGCAGGAAATATGGAATGTATTTATTTCTGGACGGCGCCAGGCTGGGGTATGGTTTGACAGCAGAGGGGAATGACCTGGATTTAGCGGCTCTTTCCCAACTTTGTGATGTATTCTATATAGGTGGCACAAAGGTGGGGGCACTGTTTGGAGAGGCTGTAGTAATTTCCAATGATGAGCTGAAGACGGATTTTCGGTATATTATGAAACAAAAAGGAGGCATGCTGGCAAAAGGCAGGCTTCTGGGCATACAATTCTTAGCGCTGTTTGAGAATGGGTTATATTTCAAACTGGGAAAACGGGCAAATGTCCTGGCCGGGGAGATACGGCGTGCCTGTCAGGCAGCAGGATACCCGTTTCTGGTGGAGAATACAACAAATCAGGTATTTCCCATCCTGCCAGACAGAAAACTGAAAAGTCTAAGTGAACAGTATCATTTCTCTTACCAGGAAAGGGTTGATGATCTGCACAGTGCCGTCCGTTTTTGTACAAGCTGGGCTACGACGGAAGAAAATGTAAAAAGGCTGTCAGAGGATTTGATGAGATGA
- a CDS encoding argininosuccinate synthase, whose translation MSKEKVVLAYSGGLDTTAIIPWLKENFDYEVICCCIDCGQGEELDGLEERAKLSGASKLYIENIIDEFCDDYIMPCVKAGAVYENKYLLGTSMARPVIAKKLVEIARKEGATAICHGATGKGNDQIRFELGIKALAPDIKIIAPWRMTDVWTMQSREDEIEYCRQHGIDLPFDAKHSYSRDRNLWHISHEGLELEDPANEPNYEDLLVLGVSPEKAPNEGEYVTMTFEAGVPKSINGEEMKVSEIITKLNELGGKHGVGIVDIVENRVVGMKSRGVYETPGGTILMEAHDQLEELVLDRAAYEVKKDLGNKFAQIVYEGKWFTPLREAIQAFVDVTQQYVTGEVKFKLYKGNIIKAGTTSPYSLYSESLASFTTGELYDHHDAEGFINLFGLPLKVRAMKMQELEK comes from the coding sequence ATGAGTAAAGAAAAGGTTGTATTGGCATATTCCGGCGGACTCGACACAACTGCGATTATTCCCTGGCTGAAGGAGAATTTTGATTATGAAGTTATATGCTGCTGTATCGACTGTGGGCAGGGCGAGGAGCTGGATGGACTGGAAGAACGGGCAAAGCTGTCCGGCGCTTCTAAACTGTACATAGAGAATATCATAGATGAATTCTGTGATGACTATATTATGCCTTGTGTAAAGGCTGGCGCAGTTTATGAGAATAAATATCTTCTTGGCACTTCTATGGCACGCCCGGTAATTGCCAAGAAACTTGTTGAAATTGCCCGCAAGGAAGGGGCAACAGCTATCTGCCATGGTGCCACGGGAAAAGGCAATGACCAGATTCGTTTTGAGCTGGGCATCAAAGCACTTGCTCCGGATATTAAAATCATAGCTCCCTGGAGAATGACCGATGTATGGACTATGCAGTCCCGGGAGGATGAAATCGAATACTGCAGGCAGCATGGCATTGACCTTCCCTTTGATGCAAAACATAGCTACAGCCGTGACCGCAACCTGTGGCATATCAGCCATGAAGGATTGGAGCTGGAAGATCCTGCAAATGAGCCAAATTACGAGGATCTTCTTGTTCTGGGAGTTTCACCGGAAAAAGCGCCTAATGAGGGCGAGTACGTAACAATGACATTTGAGGCCGGTGTTCCGAAGAGCATCAATGGCGAAGAAATGAAGGTGTCTGAAATAATCACCAAGTTAAACGAGCTTGGAGGAAAACACGGAGTAGGAATCGTCGATATTGTAGAAAACCGTGTTGTAGGAATGAAATCCCGCGGTGTCTATGAAACTCCCGGGGGCACTATTTTGATGGAAGCACATGACCAGCTTGAAGAGCTTGTACTGGACCGTGCGGCCTATGAAGTCAAGAAAGATTTAGGAAATAAATTTGCCCAAATTGTCTATGAGGGAAAATGGTTTACGCCGCTGCGCGAAGCAATTCAGGCATTTGTAGATGTGACACAGCAGTATGTAACTGGTGAAGTAAAATTTAAGCTCTACAAGGGTAATATCATAAAGGCGGGAACAACTTCCCCCTATTCACTGTACAGTGAGTCTCTTGCAAGCTTCACCACTGGTGAGTTATATGACCACCATGATGCGGAAGGGTTTATTAATCTCTTTGGCCTGCCACTAAAAGTCCGTGCCATGAAAATGCAGGAACTTGAAAAATAG